From Choloepus didactylus isolate mChoDid1 chromosome 19, mChoDid1.pri, whole genome shotgun sequence, one genomic window encodes:
- the DBNDD2 gene encoding dysbindin domain-containing protein 2, which yields MDPNPRAALERQQLRLRERQKFFEDILQPETEFVFPLSHLHLESQRPPIGSISSMEVNVDTLEQVELIDLGDQDGADVFLPCEDPPPTPQTSGVDNYPEELSLPVPLSDRTTSRTSSSSSDSSINLHSPNPSDGGADTPLAQSDEEDEGGDGGAERKTCS from the exons ATGGACCCAAATCCTCGGGCAGCCCTGGAGCGCCAGCAGCTCCGCCTTCGGGAGCGACAGAAATTCTTTGAGGACATTTTACAGCCAGAGACAGAGTTTGTCTTCCCCCTGTCCCACCTGCATCTTGAGTCACAGAGAC CCCCCATAGGTAGCATCTCATCCATGGAAGTGAACGTGGACACACTGGAGCAAGTGGAACTTATTGATCTTGGGGATCAGGATGGTGCAGACGTGTTCTTGCCTTGTGAAgatcctcctcccaccccccagacGTCTG GCGTAGACAACTATCCAGAGGAGCTGAGCCTGCCAGTGCCCCTGTCAGACAGGACCACATCCCGGACGTCCTCCTCATCCTCTGACTCTTCCATCAACCTGCACAGCCCAAACCCGAGTGACGGTGGAGCAGACACACCCTTGGCACAGTCTGATGAGGAGGATGAGGGGGGTGATGGAGGGGCAGAGCGCAAGACCTGTAGCTAA